From the genome of Thermofilaceae archaeon, one region includes:
- a CDS encoding zinc ABC transporter substrate-binding protein — MSDRRYIIAVAVVAAAVAAWVLYTTLYSMQREEEREGLRIVVTFSSLVEDVKALLCEGDEVLALVPSGIDPHEYSLTPQDVEKLKGSDLIVSTAHAPFELRIHELVKSGEISARLLELSEVAGLIILENPATGQPNYHGILLDPRNYASFVRNLSGTLSNLRPTCAAVYSEKASAILSRLDELVSKAPRLNVAAVAVGPLAQYAVEWMGVRVKYLLVREHDLPAMPEDLAAAERALETGEAALVIVVKGAEDTPAGAKALELAEKYGKPVIYVPTELEPGSFLSKIAEVVEEAERLRAALGSG, encoded by the coding sequence GTGAGTGACCGGAGGTACATAATAGCAGTAGCCGTCGTAGCCGCTGCTGTAGCCGCATGGGTCCTCTACACTACCCTGTACTCTATGCAGAGGGAGGAGGAGAGGGAGGGGTTGAGAATCGTCGTGACCTTCTCATCCCTCGTTGAGGACGTCAAAGCACTGCTGTGCGAAGGTGACGAGGTACTCGCGCTGGTCCCCTCTGGGATTGACCCCCACGAGTACTCGCTAACACCACAGGATGTTGAAAAACTCAAGGGTAGCGATTTGATCGTATCGACAGCCCATGCCCCGTTTGAGCTGCGTATCCATGAGCTCGTGAAGTCGGGTGAGATTAGCGCGAGGCTCCTGGAGCTGAGCGAAGTAGCCGGCTTAATTATCCTCGAAAACCCGGCGACGGGCCAGCCGAACTACCACGGCATCCTTCTCGACCCTCGCAACTACGCCTCCTTCGTCAGGAACCTGTCAGGAACGCTTTCCAATCTGCGGCCCACTTGCGCGGCCGTGTACAGTGAGAAGGCTTCAGCCATACTGTCCAGGCTTGATGAGCTGGTTTCCAAAGCCCCACGCTTGAACGTTGCCGCGGTGGCTGTAGGGCCGCTCGCGCAGTACGCCGTAGAGTGGATGGGGGTTCGCGTGAAGTACCTCCTGGTCAGGGAGCACGATCTACCCGCTATGCCGGAGGATCTGGCGGCCGCCGAGAGAGCCCTCGAGACGGGGGAGGCGGCTTTAGTCATCGTGGTGAAAGGGGCCGAGGATACTCCCGCGGGCGCTAAAGCACTGGAACTGGCGGAGAAGTACGGGAAGCCTGTGATCTACGTTCCGACCGAGCTCGAGCCGGGCAGTTTTCTATCGAAGATAGCGGAAGTAGTCGAGGAAGCTGAAAGGTTGAGGGCGGCTCTAGGGAGCGGGTGA
- a CDS encoding serine hydrolase, producing MTDWSRLESFIVEKMSKTRIPGLSIALFKGSAIAYARGFGFRDVERGLPATPGTVYGVGSITKSFTALAIMMLVEEGKLSLDDPVSKYLPLDLRVKGKPVTVHHLLTHTSGLPALAYAEGLIRGTLDLDATWTPVASAEDVVSYMTGCSEWAVAEPGQRFFYLNEGYVLLGLLVSRVSGQAYEEFIRKRVLEPLGMSRSYFREAEVARDPDVAEAYVVDREGRHVKLRFPYGPTADGGLLSNCLDMARYAAMLANRGELDGVRIVPRETIEKMEEGYASFPGIFGDESYGYGLIKTDKFWGRKLVYHGGSVLVHTAFMGYAPGERAGVIVLANASGYPLSIIGSYALSLLLGEEPEKLPFVRRDRILSKLEGTYESFRGSYRLNVRRAGDFLILEYRDRLTEVVTPLAPIEVRDDYARFFTESYGRRVEAEFFVDGEKVVMIYERYKMVKK from the coding sequence GTGACCGATTGGAGCCGGCTGGAGTCGTTCATCGTCGAGAAGATGTCTAAGACGAGGATCCCCGGCCTCAGCATCGCCCTCTTCAAGGGAAGCGCTATCGCCTACGCGCGGGGTTTCGGGTTCAGGGACGTGGAGAGAGGCTTGCCGGCGACGCCCGGGACGGTGTACGGGGTCGGCTCGATCACGAAGTCCTTCACCGCGCTCGCCATCATGATGCTGGTTGAGGAGGGTAAGCTCTCGCTGGACGACCCGGTGTCCAAGTACTTGCCCCTCGACCTCAGAGTGAAAGGGAAGCCCGTAACCGTCCACCATCTACTGACGCACACGAGCGGGCTTCCAGCTCTAGCTTACGCGGAAGGCTTGATCAGGGGAACCCTCGATCTCGACGCGACGTGGACACCGGTCGCATCAGCGGAGGACGTTGTGAGCTACATGACGGGCTGCAGCGAGTGGGCGGTGGCTGAGCCTGGCCAGCGCTTCTTCTACCTCAACGAGGGGTACGTTCTGCTCGGCCTGCTGGTCTCGAGGGTCAGTGGGCAGGCGTACGAGGAGTTCATCAGGAAGAGGGTACTCGAGCCGCTGGGTATGTCGCGGAGCTACTTCCGCGAAGCTGAGGTGGCGCGCGACCCTGATGTAGCGGAAGCCTATGTGGTGGACCGGGAAGGGCGGCACGTGAAGCTGAGGTTCCCCTACGGCCCTACAGCCGACGGGGGTCTGCTGAGCAACTGCCTCGACATGGCGAGGTACGCCGCGATGCTGGCCAACAGGGGCGAGCTCGATGGAGTGCGAATCGTTCCGCGCGAAACTATCGAAAAGATGGAGGAGGGTTACGCGAGCTTCCCTGGGATCTTCGGCGACGAATCCTACGGCTACGGACTGATAAAAACGGATAAGTTCTGGGGCAGGAAGCTAGTCTACCACGGCGGGTCTGTGCTTGTTCACACAGCTTTCATGGGCTACGCGCCCGGTGAGCGGGCGGGTGTCATCGTACTGGCGAACGCCTCAGGTTACCCCCTGTCGATTATCGGCTCGTACGCCCTCTCCCTCCTGCTCGGCGAAGAGCCGGAGAAGCTGCCCTTCGTTAGGAGGGATAGGATCCTCAGCAAGCTTGAGGGTACGTACGAGTCCTTCAGGGGATCCTACAGGCTGAACGTTAGGAGAGCTGGTGACTTCCTGATCCTCGAGTACCGGGACAGGCTGACGGAGGTCGTTACGCCGCTTGCTCCAATCGAGGTTAGGGACGATTACGCCCGCTTCTTCACCGAGAGTTACGGGAGGAGGGTGGAGGCCGAGTTCTTCGTTGACGGGGAGAAGGTTGTGATGATTTACGAGCGGTATAAGATGGTGAAGAAGTAG
- a CDS encoding type II toxin-antitoxin system VapC family toxin, translating into MSETLYVVDASVYASILVKDEFYERAVNFVREYAGRLATLDLAVLEAANALWRHTCLLRRIPLDRYEALARYLKPLVYGSARLYASLDLLESAVRIASDFSITVYDALYVALAQKLGCKLASFDEELKKRLEGFGVRIVEIL; encoded by the coding sequence TTGAGCGAGACTCTCTACGTTGTCGACGCCAGTGTTTACGCTAGCATTCTGGTTAAGGACGAGTTCTACGAGAGAGCGGTAAATTTCGTTCGGGAGTACGCGGGGCGCCTCGCAACTCTCGATTTGGCGGTCCTGGAGGCTGCGAACGCGCTATGGCGGCACACCTGCCTCCTCAGGCGAATCCCTTTAGACAGGTACGAGGCTCTAGCCCGATACTTGAAACCGCTGGTGTACGGCTCAGCGCGGCTATACGCGTCCCTCGACTTGCTCGAGAGCGCCGTACGCATCGCCTCCGACTTCTCGATCACAGTTTACGACGCTCTTTACGTCGCGCTCGCCCAAAAGCTGGGGTGCAAGCTGGCGAGCTTTGATGAAGAGCTCAAAAAGAGGCTGGAGGGTTTCGGAGTCAGGATCGTGGAGATCCTCTAG
- a CDS encoding acetamidase/formamidase family protein produces the protein MGLVRLDASRVFYRFDPDIPPAARARPGDLVEFECLDALGGQIVSEEQTVASIDWNRVNPATGPLYVEGTTPGDALAVKILSIELGGKGVVVTAPGEGALPHLTREARTRICRVYEDRVEFLGLTLKARKMIGVIGTASSERAPTGVPGRHGGNLDTRLIGEGSTVYLPVEYEGGLLGIGDLHAVMGDGEVCVAACEVSGKVLARIGVLRGLAPKWPMVETRDATYLIISAEGLENALKLAVEEAVGALSRALNLDWYDAYMLASMALDFEISQVVDPRKTVRVRVPKEVVPATRLLESFARSSGH, from the coding sequence GTGGGGCTGGTTAGACTCGACGCGAGCAGGGTCTTCTACAGGTTCGACCCCGACATCCCGCCCGCTGCTCGTGCTAGGCCGGGAGACTTGGTAGAGTTCGAGTGCCTGGACGCGCTAGGAGGCCAGATCGTGAGCGAGGAGCAAACGGTGGCAAGCATCGACTGGAACCGTGTGAACCCTGCGACGGGCCCTCTATACGTGGAGGGCACCACACCGGGGGACGCGTTGGCCGTCAAGATCCTGAGCATCGAGCTGGGCGGGAAGGGGGTCGTCGTGACGGCACCCGGCGAAGGGGCCCTCCCCCACTTGACTAGGGAGGCCAGGACGAGGATCTGCAGGGTCTACGAAGACAGGGTAGAATTCTTGGGCCTAACCCTCAAGGCGAGGAAGATGATCGGTGTGATAGGCACTGCCTCCAGCGAGAGAGCACCGACGGGTGTGCCGGGGAGGCACGGCGGAAACCTGGATACCCGCCTGATCGGTGAGGGCTCGACGGTCTACCTGCCCGTGGAGTACGAGGGAGGGTTGCTTGGCATCGGCGACCTTCACGCCGTGATGGGCGACGGTGAAGTTTGCGTGGCGGCCTGCGAAGTCAGCGGCAAGGTTCTAGCTAGAATCGGTGTTCTGCGCGGGCTAGCCCCGAAGTGGCCCATGGTTGAAACTCGGGATGCCACCTACCTGATAATCTCGGCGGAGGGCTTGGAGAACGCTCTCAAGCTGGCGGTCGAGGAGGCCGTGGGCGCGCTCTCAAGGGCTTTGAACTTGGACTGGTACGACGCGTACATGCTCGCGAGCATGGCGCTCGACTTCGAGATCAGCCAGGTCGTGGATCCGCGCAAGACAGTGAGGGTCAGAGTCCCGAAGGAGGTGGTACCCGCGACGAGGCTCCTCGAGAGCTTCGCGCGTTCCAGCGGGCACTAG
- a CDS encoding MATE family efflux transporter, with the protein MRSRVAKLAFPLTLGVLADSLLSLAGLAVVSRISTEAVAAVGLSSYLFFVINAVLAIFMGGVMVVASQALGGERVDVASEATGEALGAAVVFSALLASTAPFWLNRYLLLVSGGNEVVAAWGYEYALMRMLSLPALALNAVVSSLYRSARMPWPTALYSIISSAVGAVLLPAFTFQLNMGLAGAGLATAISSYAGFSAYAFARLPLPLRLKLPRRSGVKVLLLGLPSAAERIVASVAQNVYLNAVARGGTAALAAHNIGITVESLVFQPSFALSMAALVEAGRSVGASDSESTSTIVAESVKVSAVWMGLAAAALALASPFVGRVFTSDESVAQLVMAYLLLAAASEVGLGVSQALFGAIRGMGSVWLPFAISSFTVVFLRALPAQLLSLRYGAIGAWVTQNTDMYGRALLAYLAWKLLGEKRLARKVV; encoded by the coding sequence GTGCGCTCGCGAGTTGCCAAGCTCGCCTTCCCACTGACGCTCGGCGTGCTGGCAGACTCCCTGCTCAGTCTCGCGGGCCTAGCGGTGGTCTCCCGCATCTCAACAGAGGCTGTAGCAGCCGTGGGCTTGTCCTCCTACCTGTTCTTCGTAATAAACGCGGTTCTAGCGATCTTCATGGGGGGCGTGATGGTGGTCGCATCGCAGGCGTTGGGGGGCGAGCGCGTAGACGTGGCTTCCGAAGCGACGGGGGAGGCGCTGGGCGCTGCAGTCGTCTTCTCCGCCCTCCTGGCTTCCACGGCCCCCTTCTGGCTGAACAGGTACCTTCTCCTCGTCTCGGGGGGCAACGAGGTTGTAGCAGCGTGGGGGTACGAGTACGCGCTGATGAGGATGCTCTCCCTCCCCGCGCTCGCGCTAAACGCCGTCGTCTCCTCGCTCTACCGGAGCGCTAGGATGCCCTGGCCGACAGCTCTCTACTCCATCATCTCGTCGGCCGTGGGTGCCGTTCTGCTGCCCGCCTTCACCTTCCAATTAAACATGGGTTTGGCTGGGGCAGGCTTAGCAACGGCGATTTCGAGTTACGCCGGCTTCTCAGCTTACGCTTTCGCTCGACTACCGCTCCCCCTACGCCTAAAGCTCCCGCGTAGAAGCGGCGTCAAGGTCCTCCTGCTAGGCCTCCCCTCCGCCGCGGAGAGGATCGTTGCGAGCGTGGCGCAGAACGTCTACTTGAATGCGGTGGCTAGAGGGGGGACGGCTGCTCTGGCCGCCCATAACATCGGGATTACCGTGGAGAGCCTCGTGTTCCAACCATCCTTCGCGCTCAGCATGGCAGCGCTCGTTGAAGCCGGCAGAAGCGTGGGGGCGAGCGACTCCGAGTCCACGTCAACGATCGTCGCGGAGAGCGTTAAGGTGAGCGCGGTTTGGATGGGTTTAGCTGCAGCCGCTCTAGCGCTAGCGTCGCCCTTCGTAGGCCGGGTTTTCACGAGCGATGAGAGTGTAGCGCAGCTCGTTATGGCGTACCTGCTGCTCGCTGCAGCCAGCGAAGTGGGGCTTGGCGTGAGCCAAGCGCTCTTCGGCGCTATTCGAGGGATGGGGAGCGTCTGGCTGCCCTTCGCGATCAGCAGCTTCACAGTCGTCTTTCTCAGGGCTCTGCCGGCTCAGCTGCTCTCGCTCCGCTACGGTGCTATCGGAGCATGGGTCACCCAGAACACAGACATGTACGGCCGAGCCCTCCTCGCTTACCTGGCGTGGAAGCTGCTGGGGGAGAAGAGGTTGGCGAGGAAAGTCGTGTAG
- a CDS encoding DUF2192 domain-containing protein — protein MRSLLKERIRAAVDLVGDALRGEISDRRDFIESLRREYESKALKPLWCFSDDPYDEELAFIYAVGKQVAAEEVSELREVFALEVGADAVISAILSGRDARDALRECMGASGAREVLAVSRLAASYDLIEQGGETLPQVLRSLSASIPELDDLLLRFKRYYASIWLAAMYALGSADEKNLEALAESLALRLGDVRAKAIGVIASRIATEIFGVKKVPATPSTGVFDEVLSQLDKGVAEAWRSVYSQLVTRLTEAGRPDAERLAEVLVREAINRGVDPASIDAASVDPQNPLEAWRRYLNLDWRLSYAYLNIRSEYEVRLERAHDFTVLGRLHLVALRSIHREKLSEMVYQWLIGSGTKPKGVSDDYLRAEIDQLAEGIVRHARSLTVRQAHLTLASKRVEVSGVPVELGLHAKRHRLYLQLKVANRTKIVVRVDSRSVERTLDRLRNALRNALPPKVRGIAEPLEREIGEFLRTNLWGGH, from the coding sequence TTGCGCAGCCTGCTCAAGGAGAGGATCAGAGCCGCCGTTGACCTCGTCGGAGACGCCCTGCGGGGAGAGATCAGCGATAGGCGCGATTTCATCGAGAGTTTGAGGCGGGAGTACGAATCGAAGGCTTTGAAACCCCTCTGGTGCTTCTCGGACGACCCGTACGACGAGGAGCTAGCGTTCATCTATGCTGTGGGAAAGCAGGTTGCCGCGGAAGAAGTCTCAGAGCTCAGGGAGGTCTTCGCCCTCGAGGTAGGGGCTGACGCCGTTATATCTGCGATCCTCTCCGGGCGGGATGCGAGGGATGCTCTGAGGGAGTGTATGGGTGCAAGCGGTGCTCGCGAAGTTCTCGCTGTATCCAGGCTCGCAGCATCCTACGATTTGATCGAGCAGGGGGGAGAGACCCTGCCCCAAGTATTGAGAAGCTTAAGCGCGTCCATCCCCGAGCTCGACGATCTCCTGCTCAGGTTTAAGCGCTACTACGCGTCGATATGGCTGGCAGCGATGTACGCTTTAGGGAGCGCTGACGAGAAAAACCTGGAAGCTCTTGCTGAATCGCTTGCGCTGAGGTTGGGTGACGTGAGGGCAAAAGCCATCGGAGTAATCGCGAGCAGGATCGCCACCGAGATCTTTGGGGTGAAGAAGGTCCCCGCAACCCCGTCGACTGGCGTGTTTGACGAGGTGCTTTCGCAGCTCGATAAAGGGGTGGCGGAGGCGTGGAGGTCCGTGTACAGCCAGCTCGTAACGCGCCTCACCGAGGCGGGGAGACCCGACGCCGAGCGACTGGCCGAAGTGCTGGTACGTGAGGCCATCAACAGGGGTGTGGATCCGGCTTCGATCGATGCGGCGTCCGTCGACCCTCAGAACCCTCTCGAGGCTTGGAGAAGGTACCTTAACCTCGACTGGAGGCTTAGCTACGCCTACCTTAACATTCGGAGCGAGTATGAAGTCAGGCTCGAGAGAGCACACGACTTCACGGTGCTTGGTAGGTTGCACCTGGTTGCGCTACGCTCGATCCACCGGGAGAAGCTGAGCGAGATGGTGTACCAATGGCTGATCGGTAGCGGCACGAAGCCCAAGGGTGTGAGCGACGATTACCTACGAGCCGAGATCGACCAGCTCGCTGAGGGCATCGTGCGCCACGCGCGCTCGCTAACGGTAAGGCAGGCGCACCTCACCCTGGCCTCGAAAAGGGTGGAGGTGTCGGGCGTTCCAGTCGAGCTCGGCCTCCACGCGAAGCGGCACAGACTCTACCTGCAGTTGAAAGTCGCGAACCGAACGAAGATCGTTGTGCGGGTCGATAGCCGGAGCGTCGAGAGGACTCTCGACCGGCTGAGGAACGCGTTGAGGAACGCCCTGCCACCGAAGGTGAGAGGGATAGCTGAACCCTTGGAGAGGGAGATCGGCGAGTTCTTGAGGACCAACCTTTGGGGTGGGCATTAA
- a CDS encoding NTP transferase domain-containing protein, with protein sequence MGAVLQSMPAVIVAAGVASRLHPYSRDLPKTLMELEPGLPLIRFILERLRKAGLGPIYVVTRREHAEKLGRELGARVLTVDREEFGNLYTVYTALKHVEPPFLIAMSDHIFEYELLERLLAHSSDKAFTICLDRTPSALEAREGLKVRIEEGRIVAVGKGLESRYGIDTGLIIVRERAVGYIEEAVARRGPQAAIGDALNLAAEAGDVDFVDVTGLLWKDVDTPEDLLEARRLYPRIILRERDKALPEPVTKLLVRPVSRILALGEPAHSRGEAVVKMALAELTLAALTVALAAFNLAAFLVLLAFSYASLLLSDARELLVELQGRTAALSALSTAASIFYDASLLSTVLLQLPEALSAPLLPLALLGLASAAGAEASRRLAAGGSLAWVLADRSLLLLALVFAQPTGWIQPILLLWLASGLAALAGSLRPTSRPGTRVAPHPQIEKRVRPTERCVELIVINGLKLFAALAVLWLAQAAVRGVKLNLGAAVLTAEDALSIAGLVVTIYYGYRILTGLRGLVDIYAVKLSSLLGITESSAKGLAMNALYLSIVVLALIYVPQLLREAPTLGSYISTAAALTLLLLALLLFYNLVKELRRTFKGFITLLASRAASVIEREG encoded by the coding sequence GTGGGGGCTGTCTTGCAGTCAATGCCCGCTGTCATCGTTGCAGCTGGCGTAGCCAGCAGGCTACACCCCTACTCGCGAGACCTACCGAAGACCTTGATGGAGCTCGAGCCCGGGCTCCCGCTGATCAGGTTCATCCTCGAGAGGCTGCGCAAAGCCGGGCTGGGGCCGATCTACGTGGTCACGAGGAGGGAGCACGCGGAGAAGCTGGGCCGCGAGCTTGGGGCTCGCGTGCTCACCGTGGATAGGGAGGAGTTCGGGAACCTCTACACGGTGTACACCGCCCTGAAGCACGTGGAACCGCCCTTCCTCATCGCGATGTCCGACCACATCTTCGAGTACGAGCTGCTGGAGCGGCTCCTAGCTCACAGCTCGGACAAGGCTTTCACAATCTGCCTGGACAGGACCCCCTCCGCACTGGAGGCGAGAGAGGGGCTTAAAGTCAGGATCGAGGAGGGGAGGATCGTCGCCGTGGGGAAAGGGCTGGAGTCGAGGTACGGGATAGACACGGGCCTCATCATCGTCAGGGAGAGAGCCGTAGGATACATCGAGGAAGCCGTTGCGAGGAGGGGGCCTCAAGCAGCGATCGGCGACGCTCTGAATCTAGCCGCCGAGGCCGGGGACGTGGACTTCGTCGATGTGACCGGCCTTCTGTGGAAGGACGTTGATACCCCGGAAGACCTACTCGAGGCCAGGAGGCTCTACCCCCGGATCATCCTGAGGGAGCGCGACAAGGCGCTCCCAGAGCCCGTGACGAAGCTGCTTGTCAGACCGGTGAGCCGCATCCTAGCCCTCGGGGAGCCCGCGCACTCGAGAGGCGAGGCTGTCGTCAAGATGGCTCTAGCCGAGCTAACCTTAGCAGCCCTCACGGTCGCCCTAGCCGCCTTCAACCTCGCCGCCTTCCTCGTACTACTGGCCTTCTCCTACGCATCCCTCCTGCTATCCGATGCTCGCGAGCTCCTAGTGGAGCTGCAAGGTAGAACAGCAGCGCTAAGCGCCCTCTCAACCGCAGCCTCGATCTTCTACGACGCCTCGCTCCTGTCCACAGTGCTCTTGCAGCTACCGGAAGCGCTGTCGGCCCCCCTCCTACCTCTGGCGCTTCTAGGGTTGGCCAGCGCAGCAGGAGCTGAAGCTTCCCGGCGCCTAGCCGCAGGCGGAAGCCTCGCGTGGGTTCTGGCAGACCGCTCTCTACTGCTGCTCGCGCTGGTTTTCGCGCAGCCCACCGGCTGGATCCAGCCAATCCTCCTCCTCTGGCTCGCCTCCGGCCTCGCGGCTCTCGCCGGTTCACTCCGGCCAACCTCCAGGCCAGGTACCAGAGTAGCGCCTCACCCGCAGATTGAGAAGCGTGTGAGGCCCACGGAGCGCTGCGTGGAATTGATCGTGATAAACGGCTTGAAGCTGTTCGCGGCCCTAGCGGTACTGTGGCTGGCGCAGGCCGCTGTGAGGGGGGTTAAGCTGAACCTCGGCGCCGCAGTGTTGACCGCTGAGGACGCGCTCTCGATCGCCGGGCTCGTCGTGACCATCTACTACGGCTACCGCATCCTCACCGGGCTTCGTGGGCTCGTGGACATCTACGCGGTGAAGCTATCCTCACTGCTGGGCATAACTGAGAGCTCCGCGAAGGGGTTGGCCATGAACGCCCTCTACCTCTCAATCGTTGTGCTAGCGCTCATCTATGTGCCGCAGCTGCTCCGCGAGGCCCCCACCCTCGGCAGCTACATTTCAACGGCGGCCGCTCTAACCCTGCTCCTCCTCGCCCTCCTCCTCTTCTACAACCTCGTGAAGGAGCTGCGCAGGACGTTCAAGGGCTTCATCACCCTCCTCGCCAGCCGGGCGGCCTCGGTGATCGAGCGTGAAGGTTAA
- a CDS encoding CDP-alcohol phosphatidyltransferase family protein — MKVKAYILADPQALSSHYGTPALLRWILLLKESVSEVLVVPQHGARRGVEELLSELGDSSVRAVESLEEAPAELHTALLIDASYLVSPDAVQRILKAGRDIAGTHRGRVVIARVTLDGQSPLRLTDLNALGSQAAPVELDELVEKRHRPACVPAASREAERALLRWAQKGVHFTSALNAPLENLIVRLVGGCRYVTPNRVTVLVNLLAIPAILLFLSGRFLEASIFSYLIGVLDGVDGKLARVRGVLTKLGHLEHSFDALYEQALYASFAAGLALHGWSAAALQMGLALLVVDCFVRHIYNQFTLVAGVPLKRYAEFDRLFAKVDGRRNVYLLYFIAFSALQVPFFALAAALFHSALTAIVYAVRAYQHLSELDRGSGVKRASALLFRSFIGH, encoded by the coding sequence GTGAAGGTTAAAGCTTACATCCTAGCCGACCCCCAGGCGCTCTCATCGCACTACGGTACGCCCGCGCTCCTACGCTGGATCCTCCTCCTGAAGGAGAGCGTCAGCGAGGTACTGGTCGTACCCCAGCACGGCGCCCGCAGAGGCGTGGAGGAGCTCCTCTCAGAGCTCGGCGACTCGTCGGTGAGAGCTGTTGAAAGCCTCGAGGAGGCCCCCGCGGAGCTCCACACGGCCTTGCTCATAGACGCCTCCTACCTCGTATCGCCCGACGCCGTGCAGCGCATCTTAAAGGCTGGGCGCGATATCGCGGGAACGCACAGGGGGCGCGTAGTCATCGCACGGGTGACGTTGGACGGGCAGAGCCCGCTGCGCTTAACGGACCTCAACGCTCTGGGCAGCCAAGCCGCCCCCGTAGAGCTGGATGAGCTGGTTGAAAAGAGGCATAGACCGGCCTGCGTGCCCGCGGCTTCACGTGAGGCTGAAAGGGCGCTGCTCCGCTGGGCTCAGAAGGGCGTCCACTTCACCTCTGCGCTCAACGCCCCCCTGGAGAACCTCATCGTGCGCCTCGTTGGAGGGTGCCGCTACGTGACACCCAACAGGGTCACCGTGCTGGTGAACCTGCTAGCGATACCGGCGATCCTGCTCTTCCTCTCGGGGAGGTTCCTGGAGGCTTCCATCTTCTCCTACCTGATCGGGGTCCTCGACGGCGTTGACGGCAAGCTCGCTAGGGTTCGGGGTGTGCTAACGAAGCTGGGGCACCTTGAGCACTCGTTCGACGCGCTGTACGAGCAGGCCCTCTACGCGTCCTTCGCCGCCGGCTTAGCGCTGCACGGTTGGAGCGCTGCGGCGCTTCAGATGGGCTTAGCCCTGCTCGTCGTCGACTGCTTCGTGCGGCACATCTACAACCAGTTCACGCTGGTCGCAGGGGTCCCGCTGAAGCGGTACGCGGAGTTCGACAGGCTTTTCGCCAAGGTTGACGGAAGGAGGAACGTGTACCTCCTGTACTTCATAGCCTTCAGCGCCCTACAAGTGCCATTCTTCGCTCTCGCAGCAGCGCTGTTCCACTCAGCGCTCACAGCGATCGTCTACGCGGTCAGAGCCTACCAGCACTTATCCGAGCTGGATCGCGGAAGCGGCGTAAAGAGAGCATCGGCACTGCTGTTTAGATCGTTCATAGGACATTGA
- a CDS encoding ABC transporter ATP-binding protein: MACCIEVVDVSKTYHRVRALDGVSLAVRAGEIYGLLGPNGAGKTTLLKIVVGLLRPDRGVVKVCGVDVTLNREEALKHVGYVPENPVVFESLTVRDFFALVASLREVEREVFEERVQRYIQLFQLEEHVGKRMGKLSRGTVQKVLVVAALLSEPSVLVMDEPTSGMDPEAQHTFRKVVEEFARKGAAVLISSHQLHAVEKFATRVGIINRGKLLAEGTLEEVRRLSEAGSDATLEEVFLRLVRGW; encoded by the coding sequence GTGGCCTGCTGCATCGAGGTTGTAGACGTATCGAAGACCTACCATCGCGTGAGAGCGCTCGATGGGGTATCGCTGGCAGTCAGGGCGGGCGAGATATACGGGCTTCTAGGGCCCAACGGTGCCGGTAAAACCACTCTTCTCAAGATTGTTGTCGGCCTGTTGAGGCCGGACAGGGGGGTGGTTAAGGTCTGCGGCGTAGACGTCACCTTGAATCGGGAGGAGGCTTTGAAGCACGTGGGTTACGTGCCCGAGAACCCCGTGGTCTTCGAGAGCTTGACAGTGCGGGACTTCTTCGCGCTAGTAGCCTCGCTCAGGGAGGTGGAGAGGGAGGTGTTCGAGGAGAGAGTGCAACGGTACATCCAGCTCTTCCAGCTGGAGGAGCACGTTGGGAAGCGGATGGGTAAGCTCTCGCGCGGGACCGTGCAAAAGGTGCTCGTAGTTGCAGCCCTGCTCTCAGAGCCCAGCGTGCTGGTGATGGACGAGCCCACCTCCGGCATGGATCCGGAGGCGCAGCACACGTTCAGGAAGGTCGTGGAGGAGTTCGCGAGGAAGGGGGCTGCAGTGCTGATATCGAGCCACCAGCTACACGCCGTAGAGAAGTTCGCTACCAGGGTCGGCATCATAAACAGGGGTAAGCTGCTCGCAGAGGGCACCCTAGAGGAGGTTAGGAGGCTCTCTGAAGCGGGGAGCGATGCAACGCTGGAGGAAGTCTTCCTCAGGCTAGTGAGGGGTTGGTGA